A genome region from Nocardia sp. NBC_01730 includes the following:
- a CDS encoding acyl-CoA synthetase — MKVAHALEVLQALGVLRTRGISDPRRPMETLRTMKDSRTLGPQAALIRHSARIKPDAPGIVDEAGTLTYRELDEQSTAIARGMQTAGITEGMVIGVLARDHRGLILSMAAAGKLGVRAALMNTGFAKPQFAEVCEREKVKAVLHDSEFLGLLDALPADLPRYITWADEGAQLPEGAQTLDDLVAANSTEPMPAPSKPGGFIILTSGTTGLPKGAPRSKVTPLSTAQLVDRIPFPPGGTQVIVSPIFHSTGLATWLIGAALGNKVVVRRRFDAEATLKMVADHKAEMLVAVPTMLHRMVELDPAIRAKYDTSSLKAIVLAGSALSPELTIKATEVFGPVLHNLYGSTECAVATVAKPEDLALAPGTVGRAPITCEVRLYDDNDKHVTAINTTARIFVRSGAPFEGYTDGRKKQIIDGYMSSGDVGHFDEHGLLMVDGRDDDMIVSGGENVFPQEVENLLLERPDIFDVAVVGVDDVEFGKRLRAFVVPEPGHTPDGEEIKTYVKNNLARYKVPREVVFLDDLPRNPTGKLLRRVLVDYEVQA, encoded by the coding sequence ATGAAGGTGGCGCACGCGCTGGAAGTTCTACAAGCGCTTGGGGTGCTGCGCACCCGTGGCATCAGCGATCCCCGCAGGCCGATGGAGACGCTGCGGACGATGAAGGACTCGCGGACCCTCGGCCCGCAGGCCGCGTTGATCCGGCACTCCGCGCGGATCAAGCCGGACGCGCCGGGCATCGTCGACGAGGCAGGCACGCTGACCTACCGCGAGCTGGATGAACAGTCGACCGCGATCGCGCGCGGCATGCAGACGGCGGGCATCACCGAGGGCATGGTGATCGGTGTGCTGGCGCGCGACCACCGCGGCCTGATCCTGTCCATGGCCGCAGCGGGCAAGCTCGGCGTGCGGGCGGCCCTGATGAACACGGGGTTCGCCAAACCGCAGTTCGCCGAGGTGTGCGAGCGCGAGAAGGTGAAGGCGGTGCTGCACGACAGCGAGTTCCTCGGCCTGCTCGACGCGCTGCCCGCCGACCTGCCGCGCTACATCACCTGGGCCGATGAGGGCGCCCAACTGCCCGAAGGCGCGCAAACGCTCGACGACCTGGTCGCGGCCAACTCGACCGAACCGATGCCAGCGCCGAGCAAGCCCGGCGGCTTCATCATCCTGACCAGCGGCACCACCGGCCTGCCGAAGGGCGCTCCGCGCAGCAAGGTCACGCCGCTGTCCACCGCGCAGCTGGTCGACCGCATCCCGTTCCCGCCAGGCGGCACCCAGGTGATCGTGTCGCCGATCTTCCACAGCACCGGCCTGGCCACCTGGCTGATCGGCGCGGCCCTTGGCAACAAGGTGGTGGTGCGCCGTCGCTTCGACGCCGAGGCGACATTGAAGATGGTGGCCGACCACAAGGCGGAAATGCTGGTGGCGGTGCCGACCATGCTGCACCGGATGGTCGAACTCGACCCGGCAATCCGTGCGAAGTACGACACGTCCTCGCTGAAGGCGATCGTGCTTGCCGGTTCGGCGCTGTCCCCCGAGCTCACGATCAAGGCCACCGAGGTGTTCGGGCCCGTGCTCCACAACCTCTATGGTTCGACCGAATGCGCGGTCGCGACCGTGGCCAAACCGGAGGACCTCGCCCTCGCGCCCGGAACCGTCGGCCGCGCGCCCATCACCTGCGAGGTGCGGCTCTACGACGATAACGACAAACATGTCACCGCGATCAACACGACCGCGCGCATCTTCGTCCGCAGCGGCGCACCGTTCGAGGGCTACACCGACGGCAGGAAAAAGCAGATCATCGACGGTTACATGTCCAGTGGCGATGTCGGCCACTTCGATGAGCACGGCCTGCTCATGGTGGACGGACGCGACGACGACATGATCGTCTCCGGCGGCGAGAACGTCTTCCCGCAAGAGGTGGAGAACTTGCTGCTGGAGCGCCCCGACATCTTCGACGTCGCGGTGGTCGGCGTGGACGACGTGGAGTTCGGCAAGCGGTTGCGGGCCTTCGTCGTTCCCGAGCCGGGCCACACGCCGGACGGCGAGGAGATCAAGACCTACGTCAAGAACAACCTGGCCCGCTACAAGGTGCCCCGCGAAGTGGTCTTCCTCGACGACCTCCCCCGCAACCCGACCGGCAAGCTGCTGCGCCGCGTGCTGGTGGATTACGAGGTCCAGGCCTGA
- a CDS encoding acyl-CoA dehydrogenase family protein translates to MMMSTRDSATTRRPDTSAVGLNQPKRDWMGAAMRVMTTLTGSELAHKYNLRKPIERVTYEGTKTGFRTLGAATRAFAKVAGNGTPKRLADNESRSKGFFDLTPSDDQQMIVATVREFAAEILRPAAFDADHAAKAPRDLLERAAELGITVINVPEELDGVASERGAVTNSLVAEALAHGDMGLALPILAPSGVAVALSQWGTDAQQKTYLPSFTGKNVPQASVVISEPRALFDPFTLRTKAVRSPSGYRISGVKSLVPAAADAELFLVAAELDGRPALFIIESDTPGLVVEADPSMGLRAAGLGRLILDNVAVGIDAILGDGDAKTRAEDYADAVRLARLGWASLAAGTGQAVLDYVIPYVNEREAFGEPISHRQAVAFMVADIAIELDGLRLVTLRGASRAEQGLSFAREAALARKLATDKGMRIGLDGVQLLGGHGFTKEHPVERWYRDLRAIGVAEGIVLI, encoded by the coding sequence GTGATGATGAGTACTCGAGACAGCGCAACGACGCGGCGTCCGGACACCTCCGCGGTCGGCTTGAACCAACCCAAGCGGGATTGGATGGGCGCGGCGATGCGGGTCATGACGACACTGACCGGGTCGGAACTCGCCCACAAGTACAACCTGCGTAAGCCGATCGAGCGAGTCACCTACGAGGGCACCAAGACCGGCTTCCGCACCCTCGGTGCCGCCACCCGCGCGTTCGCCAAGGTCGCGGGCAATGGCACGCCCAAGCGCCTCGCGGACAACGAGTCGAGAAGCAAGGGCTTCTTCGACCTGACACCGAGCGACGACCAGCAGATGATCGTGGCGACGGTCCGCGAGTTCGCCGCCGAGATCCTGCGCCCGGCGGCCTTCGACGCCGACCACGCCGCCAAGGCGCCGCGCGACCTGCTCGAGCGGGCCGCCGAACTCGGTATCACCGTGATCAACGTTCCCGAGGAACTCGACGGCGTCGCCTCGGAGCGCGGCGCGGTCACGAATTCGCTGGTCGCCGAGGCGCTGGCGCACGGAGACATGGGGCTGGCCCTGCCCATCCTGGCGCCGAGCGGCGTCGCGGTCGCACTGTCGCAGTGGGGCACCGACGCGCAGCAGAAGACCTATCTGCCGTCCTTCACCGGCAAGAACGTGCCGCAGGCCTCGGTCGTGATCAGCGAGCCGCGCGCCCTGTTCGACCCGTTCACGCTGCGGACCAAGGCGGTGCGCTCGCCGAGCGGCTACCGCATCTCGGGCGTCAAGAGCCTGGTACCTGCCGCTGCCGACGCGGAGCTGTTCCTCGTCGCCGCCGAGCTCGACGGCCGTCCCGCCCTGTTCATCATCGAGTCGGACACCCCCGGCCTGGTCGTGGAGGCCGATCCGAGCATGGGTCTGCGTGCCGCAGGCCTCGGCCGCCTGATCCTGGACAACGTCGCCGTCGGCATCGACGCGATCCTGGGCGACGGCGACGCCAAGACCCGCGCCGAGGACTACGCCGACGCCGTGCGCTTGGCGCGTCTCGGCTGGGCCTCGCTCGCCGCAGGCACCGGCCAGGCGGTGCTTGACTACGTGATTCCGTATGTGAACGAGCGGGAGGCGTTCGGCGAGCCGATCTCGCACCGGCAGGCGGTCGCCTTTATGGTCGCCGATATCGCGATCGAGCTCGACGGCCTGCGCCTGGTGACCCTGCGCGGCGCCTCTCGCGCGGAGCAGGGCCTGTCCTTCGCCCGGGAAGCAGCGCTTGCCAGGAAGCTGGCCACCGACAAAGGCATGCGAATCGGCCTCGACGGCGTTCAGCTGCTCGGTGGTCACGGCTTCACCAAGGAACACCCGGTCGAACGCTGGTACCGCGACCTGCGGGCCATCGGCGTCGCCGAAGGCATCGTGCTCATCTGA
- a CDS encoding acyl-CoA dehydrogenase family protein yields the protein MINLELPKKLRASANQAHQVAQEIFRPISRKYDLAEHDYPVELDTMAAMVEGLADSGTQKIGGAAGGRADDSETNSHATELLGNSNGGNMSALLNALETSWGDVGLMLSIPYQGLGNAAIAAVATDEQLKRFGKVWASMAITEPSFGSDSAAVSTTAVLDGDEWVLNGEKIFVTAGQRSTHIVVWATVDKSLGRAAIKSFVVPRDAPGLSVARLEHKLGIKASDTAVLLLQDCRIPKDNILGSPEVNVEKGFAGVMQTFDNTRPLVAAMAVGVARAALEELRIILTDAGVEISYDIPANNQHAAAAEFLRMEADYEAAYLLALRAAWMADNKKPNSLEASMSKAKAGRTGTDVTLKAVELAGAIGYSQRTLLEKWGRDSKILDIFEGTQQIQQLIVARRVLGKTSTELK from the coding sequence ATGATCAACCTCGAACTCCCCAAGAAGCTGCGGGCCAGTGCCAACCAGGCCCACCAGGTCGCGCAGGAGATCTTCCGCCCGATCTCACGCAAGTACGACCTCGCCGAGCACGACTACCCGGTCGAGCTGGACACCATGGCCGCCATGGTGGAAGGCCTCGCCGACTCCGGCACCCAGAAGATCGGCGGCGCCGCCGGTGGCCGTGCGGATGACAGCGAGACGAACAGTCACGCCACCGAGCTGCTCGGAAACAGCAACGGCGGCAATATGTCCGCGCTGCTGAACGCGCTGGAGACCTCGTGGGGCGACGTCGGCCTGATGCTGTCGATCCCCTACCAGGGTCTGGGCAACGCGGCGATCGCCGCCGTCGCCACCGACGAGCAACTGAAACGCTTCGGCAAGGTGTGGGCCTCGATGGCCATCACGGAGCCGTCCTTCGGCTCCGACTCCGCGGCCGTGTCCACCACCGCCGTGCTCGACGGCGACGAATGGGTGCTCAACGGCGAGAAGATCTTTGTCACCGCGGGCCAGCGCTCCACCCACATCGTGGTGTGGGCGACAGTCGACAAGAGCCTCGGCCGCGCGGCGATCAAGTCGTTCGTCGTGCCGCGGGACGCTCCGGGCCTGTCGGTGGCGCGGCTCGAGCACAAGCTCGGCATCAAAGCATCCGACACGGCGGTGCTACTGCTGCAAGACTGCCGGATTCCGAAGGACAATATCCTCGGCAGCCCGGAAGTCAACGTGGAGAAGGGTTTTGCCGGGGTCATGCAGACCTTCGACAACACCCGCCCCCTTGTCGCCGCGATGGCGGTCGGTGTCGCCCGCGCCGCACTCGAGGAGTTGCGTATCATCCTGACCGACGCGGGTGTCGAGATCTCCTACGACATCCCGGCCAACAATCAGCACGCGGCCGCCGCCGAATTCCTGCGGATGGAAGCCGATTACGAGGCCGCCTACCTGCTCGCCCTGCGCGCGGCGTGGATGGCCGACAACAAGAAGCCCAACTCGCTCGAGGCCTCCATGTCCAAGGCCAAGGCGGGCCGCACCGGCACCGATGTCACCCTCAAGGCAGTCGAATTGGCCGGCGCCATCGGCTACTCGCAGCGCACCCTGTTGGAGAAGTGGGGCAGAGACTCGAAGATTCTGGACATCTTCGAAGGTACCCAGCAGATCCAGCAGTTGATCGTGGCCCGCCGGGTGCTCGGGAAGACCAGTACCGAGCTGAAATAG